tttatgtacactgactgcaccagcagaatagtgagtgcagctctggagtataatacaggaggtaactcaggatcagtaatgtatgtacacagtgactgcaccagcagaatagtgagtgcagctctgaggtagaatacaggatgtaactcaggatcagtaatgtaatgtatgtacacagtgactgcaccagcagaatgattGCAACACTGGAAAGTAATATTTACAGAAATAAGTAACTTTATATGTAAACTATGAGACAGTCTGGTGAGGGACAATCGCTTTAGAAACGTGGCAATACAGTTAAAGGAGGAATAACAGAACATGTCCAGCCGAATTGATAATAACTGGGGGAGAACAGTCTGATCCCCACGTTCGAGTGCTCAGGTCTATCACTTTATATACAAAAGGAACGATCCAGAAATCATAAAAATGTCCTTTTAAAATGTAATAAGAGTTTTTGCTCTATAAATCCCTCTCTGGAGAGAAGCGTCGTTCAGCAGATCCATCTGTTTGTATACAGATCCTCCGTGAGTATAACAGTGTGACCCGTCAGTCCTGTGAGCTGGACGTGGCTATGGTGCACGGGACGCCGAGTGTCTCCGCCGCTCGGCCAGGTCTTGTATGGTGGGGTCCTAGACAAGGATCGGACTTACGGCTGGGCAGTCTCTGCAGGAACCAGGTTGCCTGTCGTATCCAGCTGCATGCACTTACAGGAGCAGGCGGACACCGGGCACTCTGTGTGATCTCTGCAAAACAGGGACAAGGGCAATTAGTGCAGAAGAAAATGGCTGCAGACATTGCAATCCTGCTATGAAGACCCTGCAGCGGGCAGAAGACGTTGCTTGAGGTTACCAGTCTTCCTTTTTCAGATGGCTCCACCTTCGGCTGTTAAATCCTATTGTCACTGACAGCGCCATGTAAGACACCAGCCAGAAGGTGGCAATCCCTCCCATTGGtgctcctgtcacatgatcgcagggcgccgatgggttgtcCTGATGGGTggtggtctgcagaagaccccattCCTCGTCAATGTTAATCTGTGAACACCAGctgataggagattgtgatttctgctatacctAGCATTGCTAAAGCCCTCcatgtatagcacaagtgatcggacCATCGCTGCTTCAAGTGCCTTAAGAATATTTAAGTcagtgaaagttttttttttattattatattaaaaCCCCACACCTTCgcaccattgaaaataaaacaattgcaatttttttttggggggggtcgaatcaaaatatataaacaatcCGATCGGTAAACTGTGTACCgataaaaaaaacctcaaaaatgccagaattgtgttttttagccacgacaacattgcaataaaatgcaatcaaagcaTCGTACCTGTTCCAAAATGGTCTCAATAGAAAATGTCAGTACAAGGTGCAAAGAGGAGTCCTCACTCAGCAATTTCAcagcaaatggatttttttttccagtatgctatatggtaaaaaaaatcaattgtgtgattcaaaagtgcaactcgtcctgcaaaaaaagccTAAAACAAAGCCTCACAAAGATTGATATTCCTACAGTGGGGAGTGAGTGAGCAGGAGGAGAACAAACGGGGCCAGGACGCCCTCTCACATCCTAACAAGGCACCACGTTCCCTTAGGATATGAGATGATGGGAATCGGTTAATGTTCTTTTTACCCTACTCCATTCCTTACTTGAACCAGCTCATCATGTGTCCGGCGTGACCACCGTGTCGACAGTTGTGACACCATGTGAACCAATTGTTGAACTGGGCCACCTTCTTCTCCTTGCTGAGGTCGACCTTCTCATCAGACTTTGATGCCCCTATGGAGAAACGGCTCAGAAGTTGAGAAAGGAAAAGTCGTATCGACACCATGCATCACTACATTCAGCAGCTTTGCCGAGGTAGATGGAAGAGTCGCTGAACGGAGCGATTGCCTGCAGCGGTGACACCACTGCAGCCATTACACTGAAGCTGGCACAGATCTGTTTTAATAAGACGTCAATTGCAAAGATTttacaaaaaaacagaaattttactGATTTAAGAAGATGGGAAAATCCATCTAGAAAGTAAATCTAGAAAACGACTCTGGGTTAATCTGCGGAGATTACCTGGACAACTGGAGACGGGATTTCCCATGTTGATGAGGCAGAGGGCGCAGCGTGGAAGGGGCTTCCGGCAGCCGGGGCAGCTGGTGAACTTTGACTTGGTCGGTGACCCGCTGACTCCATACTGGCTGAATCCTCGGCCCTGGTGCGGTACGGAGGAGCAGCTATACGAGATGGATTTCCCGCAGAAATTACAGCTCACAaacacctgcaaaaaaaaaaataaaaaattacattttccaccccaaggaaaacaaaaaaatttgTAGGCAATATTagtttattcttattattattgatatagcaccattgattccatggtgctgtacatgagaaggggttacatacaagttacagataacacttacagtaaactaacaattacagactgatacagaggggcgaggaccctgcccttgcgggctttaattctacaggatggtggggaaggagagaataggttgggggttgcaggagctccggtgttggtgaggcggtagcttcggtggtggtgaggaggcagcggggtcagtgcaggctgtaggctttcctgaagagatgggttttcaggttccgtctgaaggatccgaatgtggttgatagttggacatgttggggcacagaattccagaggatgggggatattcgggagaagtcttggagacgattgggtgaagagcgaataagtgtggaggagagaaggaggtcttgggaggaccggagattacgtgagggaagatatcgggacattagttcagagatatatggaggagacaggttatggatggctttgtaggtcagtattagtaatttgaactggatacgctgagggaatgggagccagtgaagagatttgcagagggggaagcggaggagtagcgaggagagagatggattagtcaggcagcagagataaggatggactggagagttgcaagggtgttagcagggaggccgcagaaaaggatgttgcagtagtcgaggcgggagatgatgagggcatgcacaaacattttagtagattgacggttgaggaagggacggattctggagatattttgagctgaaggcgacaggaggtggaaagagcttggatgtgcggtttgaaggacagggcagagtcaagggttactcagaggcagcggattttggggacaggggaaagtgtgatttcatttattttgatagatagatcaggtagggaagatatgcgttatggaggaaagataattagttcagatttgtccatattgagtttgaggaagcgagaggagaagaaggaggatatggctgatagacactctgggattctggacagcagagcggtgacgtctgggccagagaggtagatctgagtgtcatcagcatagaggtggtactggaatccatgttactttatgagctgtcccaggccgagtgtatagattgagaagagtaggggtcctagaacagagtcttgggggctccaacagagagagggtgggatgaggagggggAGTGGGAGAtaatgaatgtgtggttggaaaggtacgaggagatccaggataggacgaggtctttgatgccaaaggaggagaggatctgtagtaggaggcagtggtcaactgtgtcgaaagcagaggacaggtgtagaaggaggagtacagagtactgtccgttagctttggcggtaattaagtcgttagtgattttggtcagggcagtctcggttgagtgatgggggcggaaaccagattgtagattgtcaaagagcaagttagatgagaggtgggaggaaagttcagcatggacgtgctgctccagggagtttggaagcgaatgggagcagcgatattgggcgatagctggacatagcagttggatcgagggttggctttttgaggataggtgtgattgtggcatgtttgaatgcagaagggaaggtgccagaagttagtgataggttgaacaggtgggttagggatgggataagagtggtggtgaggttggggaggaggtgggatgggatggggttgagcgcacaggtggtgaggtgcgatttggagaggagacagttaagctccGCTTCAGTGATGTTGaatagggatgttatggggtttgggcattggtctggtatacaaaggggttgcggtggttgaacaatgaagacttgccttgtttggtcgatcttatttttaaagtgtgtggcaaagtcctcagcagagatgagggaggttggagggggcagtggggggcagaggagggagttaaaggttttgaataactctttggggttgtaggatagggaagatacgagggttgtgaagtaggcctgtttagcagaggtgagagcagatttgaatgcgagtgttgcttgtttgaatgcagtgaagtcgtcttacgaatgtgttttcttccaacgccgctccgcaaccctggacagttgccggagctttttagtggtgttattgtgccaaggttgtctattgatacgtcgcactctgccacgaacgagaggggcaaccgtgtcaatagctgatgcgagaatggcattgtagaaagcagtggcggtgtctgtcgtggagtgaggatatggatgccagtggtaggatggagtcagagagtgtgtgggtgtctaggtgtgcgaggtttctgcgggggtgcgcatgttattGGACATGGGTGTCCGgtgagcaggacagggatgagaaggtgagcagatggtggtcggatagagggagaggggaggtggtgaagttagatagagagcagagacgggtgaagaccaggtctagtgtatgtccatctgtgtgggtggctgcggaggaccactgagtaagtccaaaagatgactaagggacagaagtttggaggctgttgactgaagggtatcagtggggatgttgaagtcacccagttTGTTGCAATGTATCAGCGTAGGTAAATAATTCTATATCGGGACCCCGGATTTACAATCAGCCTATATTCCTGGGGGCTATAGCACGTCAGCAGACGATGTGCTCACGCGATCGGGTCTGTGATATCAACAAGATACGACCAACAGGGCAAGGCACCGACCTGCGCCAGAGGCTTGGAGCTGGGGTCCAGTTTACTGCGGTGGATATCGAACTCCGCTCTTTTATGCCAAAACCTCCAAGCGTCCAGCAAGTTCCTATAGTTTTCTATCCAGTACTGGACTCGCTCGTCCCTCAGCACATCTGATGGGGATCCCTATGGACCAAGGAAAAAGCAACAGGTAGGGttagaaaagcaaaaacaaaaaaaaaggaacatcCCACACAACTTCGCTGCTGCAAGTGAGTGCCATCTCATTACAAGTCTTCACTGCTTGTTCAGGATCTGCACAATTTGCCATTAGACACTAGTTATACATCAGGCTCATTTTACAAAGGCGGATGCTAACTGCGGCGTAAATGTTGGATAGATGAAAGCAGGTCTGTGGATTTATACAAGAGCTCCAAAAATTGTCAGACGAACATGCCAGCCACCTCTTCTAGATAGATGTCAATACCTGCATCAGTCGGACATTTCTGATACATCTGATTAATTCTCCATAAATGTCCGACGTGGGACACCCTATTAAATCAGAGTTCTGCACTAGGCAGGGGTGACTTATGCCCGGTAGGAATATCAACGTCTTGATACTACTTAGATCCTCCTGCATCATTCCACTAATGTTACAGAACAAAGTAATAAGTACGCACCACAAGTAACACATGACCTACATTAACGTCTATGGTGGTAAAATCCCGTGCGACTTGCAACGGTGTGCGGAAATCCGACAGGTTCGGATTCTATGTGATGTTTGTGGCGCAGTTGTATTGAGCCGCGGGTGATAAAATGAGGCGATCAATGCCATGAAACAAGTGACATGATCTTCATGACACATATCTACAGCCCCAACCTTAGTATGCTAAGTGTATGGAGTTACCTCCAGATGCCACCGTAGTTTAGGTCTGTGACatctataaaaaaaattgataatataaatacaatttttttttggttGTGTTATGCATacatactagagatgagcgaacatgctcagagaAGGTGTGATCGGAGAATTCATCTGCTAACAGAATGAATTCAGCGTGTTCGAATAGTATGTTCCTGCAGCggatcaacagccacaacacatgcagagatggCCAGTTAGGTTATCCCAGCCGTAGCgagtcaaacatatttttcgaataTGCCCAAGACATGGATAGAACGCgagtatgctcagataacaccttatccgatcaTGTTCGCTAATCACTGACACTTACCTTTTGCCACAGGTTGCATGGCACGTTGCCCCTGCCACAATAAGATTTTGCGTGCAAAATGTCTGATTTCACTTCTTATTGTAAGGCTAAGGACCCTCAGTGACGTGTCGCCATGAGCAATAAATCGGACAGGTCAcaaaagtaaaaatatttttttgcaacctGAATATCTGCTACTGGACAGGAGCAGATCAATAATGCACAGCGTCCAGGTCAGTAGTACCCGGCAGGTAGACCGGTGTCCCACGAGTCTCTTACCTTCCGGAGTCCCCGGATGCATTAGATTGGTCAAGGGCGGTGTGACGTGACACGCAGATGACGTCATGTCAGCCCTGGGACATTTAAGGGTCAAAAGCCGGGCCTGGGACGCTACAAAGTAAGTGATTCACGGGTCTCCCGTCCAGCCGCCAGGTATCACTGGACTGGAGGCCCGAgaatcgatccgctcatctctatttgATACTAGTTTTCAGCTGCAATTTTGCaggtaagaaaaataaaaaataataaaaaaaaaaaaaaagtcaaatcgcAAACAAACTGTGTACACTTTAAAGTTTATGGCAATGTGACCCTTAAATTGAGCGAATTTGGATTTTTGGAATATTCGTATCACAACATTGGCTTAGATTGTGCGGTGATGCAGACGCCTCATAACAAGTCCGTCTGAATATTCACATGTCCCGACACCGCACTAATCCCAGATGCTCGACCGCTGTTCCCAATTTTACATAAAGTGTGCAGGACGCCAAGGTCCGTCTTACCTGCAGCATGCAGTAACTCGCAGTCTGTACGTCACCCGTTCTATCCACGTAACTCTCAATCAGGTCCACCCCGTCCTTCGACAGTCCGGTCAGGACGATGCCCTCGAGGTTCCCCACGTCCTTCATGTCCTGGGTCAGCTTGTCGATGTATTTAATTAACTGCAACAGCCAACGTGCCATTATAAAAAAAAGTTGCGCAGCACCAAAGAAAGCGCTCTACAGCAAGATCAAAGCCCTTTGGCTCAGCACGGATCTTTCACTGATGTGATTCCATAGGCGCCTCTAATACTGGTAGTATGGAAGTAATGGCTGGTTCACCCTCGGCCAGCATCAGTCGCCACCTCGATGTCTCACCTGAGCATCATTTAGGAACAAGCAGGCAAAGGCCACCCGATCCCTCACCGCCATAGCGCAATCAAACTGAAATAATGTAGAGATCGGGACAAGCGTTAGCGCATACGACAGACATCACTAACAGCCCCTCGTCTGAGACTGACCCTGAGCCCCGTTCACATCACATCTGACTGCACTAATCCTGACCGAGCTCATGGTATACAAGGAACGACAACGGCGCGGGGTCATCGCGACCCGACTTACCAGAACGGTGTCGTAGCAGCCGGGGTCGCTGGTGAGGAAGGCGAACATGACGGCAAGGTAAGGGTTACTCAGCTGGTTTCGGAGGGAGCTGCACATCTCTCTCCAGAGAGAATTCTTCTCGTCTGTATATCCGGACAGCGCCATCGCCACGACATTCAGATTCAGATCTCctgcacaaaaaaaaattaaaatgaagtcATTACTAAGGCAGGTGTCTACATAGtagataaaggaaaaaaaaaacggtaCGAGAGAGTGGATAGGATGAAAGCCCCCTGACCTTTCCCGGTGGACGCCCCCTTATTCAGGATCTGGATGGCGCGACGGATATCCAGGTTAAACAACGCGATGGCCGCTGCTCGCTCCCACTCTCCTTCCTGTTCCAACGAGGTCAGGAGCGGTCCGATGTCGGTGTCTGATCCCTTCTTTCTCCAGCCGCAAAGCTGCAGTGCCAAACTGCGCTCCTCGCTGAAGAAGTGGACCGCGTCCGCCTGCTGGTCAGAGCCGCTCCAGCTGCACCGGACGTTCTCCGCCGTTCCTAGGATGGGACACATAcatgtatactcgctcatcactaatcaggactCGCTCTCCTACTTCCCAACTTATTTAGCTTTTCAGTTCTGACAATTTGcaagatctccgcttgctgtcTGTGACTGGGAACTTTCTTGTACATACCTAATAATTCCTAAAGCGAAATCAGAAGCTGACCTGCCTAGATCGGAAATCACAAGGGGAATAGCTCCATAAAGGCGCTAAACCGCAGCGATAGGCTGGGAGATTTCAGCTCCGAAGCATTTCAACCGGTAAAAGCAGCCAGCGTGCGTCTGAGGATTACCATAAGTGTCTTTACTTCTCACTTGTGAAACGTGAGCATGGCAGCCAAATACAAAAACCAACACATCACTACAGcaagtgattagctgcagcggtcacagTGGAGGAAGCAGAGCCCCACATGGACAGATTAGGAAAGTGTGAATTCTTTTACTCAATTCTGCGCTGTGTCCGGACAATCCCTTCTTTAAGATGGGCCAGCAATGTACGATTGGTGGGGGTCCAACCTCAGAGACCCCCCATGGACCAGCAGTGGAAGTggaggctttattaaagaaccacaCGTACGGAACACTTCACTCCACTGACCCTACATTGATGACCATTCTCAGTGATAAATCCCGCCGACCTTAAAGAGGAGACTTTGCACAGAGCAGAATCGTTCTTACCCAGCGACGACTTCACGATCGTTTTGATCCCGGCATAAACCAGCGATCCCTTGTTGCTTGTAGCTTTCTGGTCTATATCCTCGGCGTACTGCTTCAtaagtatatatacatgtataggaAAACAGCACAGCATCATGTGAATGGAGGAAACACGGCCGTAGTAGTGATCTGCAATCAGCGGCGAAACTCCAAAATCCTCCCCTAGAATCCTTCCAATTCAATTCTATAGGAGGAGTCGGAGCTTTTTATTTCCCTCCTGAatctttttgccaaattttcagagTAGAAATTGAGTACAAATCATAGTTTTTGAGATTTGGAGAGGTCTCCGCTCAGTTTCTGCTTCAAAAAACTCCATGTGAACGCACCCTTGCAAATTTTGAAAAATGCTTGGtggattcaaaaaaaaaaaaaaaaaaatgaaagtgtgaGTCACTTCTTTGAAGTAGGTCCTGAAGGAAACCCCTCCAAAAAGGCAACGTCGAAGCAAAAGgctggaaaaacaaaacaaaactcagTTTCTAAAAGATTTTGCTTGAAAACCTTGGTTTGTGAAAATCTCAAACAACAGCGCACGCTAGAACTACATGGCAAGTGGTGGCATAGAACATTCCTGAGCGATTCGTCTGCTGTTGCCTTCAAGGGTTAAACGGACTTTGGTCAATAGGGCATCAGGAGGAAAGTGGGGTCAGGGGCATCAGGGCTACAGATATCTGCCCACCCTTGTGTAAAGATGTGGCGTCACTGGCCCCACTTGCCTCCCGAGGCGAAAGTGACCAAGGCCAGATTACCCCTTTAAAGACTCATGATGACGGCCAGACTAGACATTGCCCAACAGAACCCCAAAACGGATCTCGTTGACAACTTTGAAGGATATAGTGCAAAGTGTACCAGAGAGATTTGAGCTGAGGGTCTTCATTCCCGGCCAGCAGATGGTTCCTCCAGACCTGCTCCGTGTCCAGACCGTAGCGTGATAACGCCCTGAGCCTCATCTTGGTGGCGATGTCCCGTTCTAGAGAGCGGTCCTTCCCTTCCTCCGTACATTCGTAGAGCTGCCGGCTGCAGGCCCACATCAGCGACGTGGTCGGGCTCCAGGCCAGAGAAATGCGCTCGAACACTGTGAAATCAGACATGGTCCTGTTGGGGGTCACCACCACCATCCGATTCTGGCTTGTGGGATGCCATGCGAAAGAGGCGATGTAGTTATCGCACGGCTGGACGCTCCTCTCGATGATAGTGGGCTCCGTTTCCTCCCCGATGGGCGTAGGGGTGTGCTGCATATCGTACAGTCTGATAATATTACTGTCCCGGGTTAAGGTGGCGAGTAACCCCGTCCTCGTCGGGCACCAGGCTACTTTGCTCAGTGGTTTCGGCTGCTCGGTAAGAGTCAGGACCGGCTTTTCAAATTTCCTAAGGTCCCAGATGGCCACCTGTCCTTCGAAAAAAGAGGCCACCCTGTCGTGGAAGTGCGGGTCAACGGTCACCCCTTGCACCGCTTTGGTGTTTACGAACATCTTCTGGCTGTTGTTTCGCAGGTCGAATATGGTGAGGTTACGGTGCATACCAGCCAGGAGCAACTTCTGGTCCCTGGGAAGccaggagagggacagacaggcgtCATTCTGGCCCAGTTCATACAGGGGCTTCGTCACCACCAAGCTCGACTCGTCACTGGTGGAAAGGCGAACCTTCTCTATGGGGACGGTGGCGTCGGGGGTGTACTTGCTGCTGATATCCCAGATCATTATGCAAAAGTCGGCCCTGTGCTTGTCCAAGCCGGCCGCCAGCCAATTACTGTCCAGGGGATTCCAGGCCAGGGTGTTGCACTGTCTGGCGTGTCTAGGGACAAACTCCTTCCCGATCAGATGTCGGCATTTAGATTTGTGGTCCTGGCCCAGACTGGTGAGGACCACCCTGCCGTTAGCCTGGCCAACGGCCAAGAGGCATTCGGGGTCGTATTTTGGATACCAAGCCACACATTTCATATAGGGGGTGTCGGAGTTTATGGCCAGGAGTGTGGCGGTGGTCTCCTCTGAGAGTCGTAACGATCCGGCCTTCAGCTCAGAATTGGAGTTAGCCCTGGACTCGATGTGATAGAGGATGAGCTCCGAGTCGCACACCACAAACCTGTCCACGTGGTGAGGGGCCCAGAGGATGTCCGGCTTGGACCCGCTCATTTCTTACAACTTAGCAAACTCTAAatgaaataaaaaggaaaaacataAAATGTCAGAGGAGAAATAaactaacagcagaatagtgagtgcagctctagagtataatacaggaggtaactcaggatcagtaatgtaatgtatgtacacagtgactgcaccagcagaatagtgagtgcagctctggggtataatacaggaggtaactcaggatcagtaatgtaatgtgtgtacacagtgactgcaccagcagaatagtgagtgcagctctggggtataatacaggaggtaacaagggaccagtaatgtaatgtatgtacacagtgactgcaccagcagaatagtgagtgcagctctgggg
This is a stretch of genomic DNA from Ranitomeya variabilis isolate aRanVar5 chromosome 6, aRanVar5.hap1, whole genome shotgun sequence. It encodes these proteins:
- the MIOS gene encoding GATOR2 complex protein MIOS, yielding MSGSKPDILWAPHHVDRFVVCDSELILYHIESRANSNSELKAGSLRLSEETTATLLAINSDTPYMKCVAWYPKYDPECLLAVGQANGRVVLTSLGQDHKSKCRHLIGKEFVPRHARQCNTLAWNPLDSNWLAAGLDKHRADFCIMIWDISSKYTPDATVPIEKVRLSTSDESSLVVTKPLYELGQNDACLSLSWLPRDQKLLLAGMHRNLTIFDLRNNSQKMFVNTKAVQGVTVDPHFHDRVASFFEGQVAIWDLRKFEKPVLTLTEQPKPLSKVAWCPTRTGLLATLTRDSNIIRLYDMQHTPTPIGEETEPTIIERSVQPCDNYIASFAWHPTSQNRMVVVTPNRTMSDFTVFERISLAWSPTTSLMWACSRQLYECTEEGKDRSLERDIATKMRLRALSRYGLDTEQVWRNHLLAGNEDPQLKSLWYTLHFMKQYAEDIDQKATSNKGSLVYAGIKTIVKSSLGTAENVRCSWSGSDQQADAVHFFSEERSLALQLCGWRKKGSDTDIGPLLTSLEQEGEWERAAAIALFNLDIRRAIQILNKGASTGKGDLNLNVVAMALSGYTDEKNSLWREMCSSLRNQLSNPYLAVMFAFLTSDPGCYDTVLFDCAMAVRDRVAFACLFLNDAQLIKYIDKLTQDMKDVGNLEGIVLTGLSKDGVDLIESYVDRTGDVQTASYCMLQGSPSDVLRDERVQYWIENYRNLLDAWRFWHKRAEFDIHRSKLDPSSKPLAQVFVSCNFCGKSISYSCSSVPHQGRGFSQYGVSGSPTKSKFTSCPGCRKPLPRCALCLINMGNPVSSCPGASKSDEKVDLSKEKKVAQFNNWFTWCHNCRHGGHAGHMMSWFKDHTECPVSACSCKCMQLDTTGNLVPAETAQP